CGGGAATGGCGAACCACAGCCGCCGGTTATTGGGCGCCTCCTCGAGCTCGACGAGTTCGGCCATCGCCATCACATGTCCTGACATGGCGTGCCCACCGATTTCGTCGCCGAAGCGGGCCGCGCGCTCTATATTGACGCAGTCGCCCTCCTGCAATGCACCAAGATTGGTCAGACGCAACGTTTCTCGCATCAGATCGAAGCTGACATGCGCGCCCTCGATTGCGGTGACCGTCAAGCAGACGCCATTATGGGCAACCGAGGCCCCGATCGTCAGCCCTTGACGAAGCGTCTCGTCCAATGCCACCACATGGATACGGAAATCCTGCTTCTCGATGACCGACACCAGCGTAGCCGTGCCTTGTACGATTCCAGTAAACATCCGAATGGCTCCCAGCGGGCGGTTTTGTTGCGTAGTCTAGAGATAGAGAGGTGGGGGCGTCTATTCTCGACGCGCCTCGCACTGGAACATGGCATGTTTTTTAATCGTAAAGTGCGATTTTTCAGCAAAATCTTCTATAAAGAGTTGGCTATCAGGGCTCTTATACCAAAGTCGTTGACACCTCATATACCGCCCACTACCATTCAGCACACATATTTCAGGCGCCGATTTGAACCCGGATTGCGGGCGCCCTCGCCATCGGTATAGCCGCTGGCGGGAAGTGCAGCTAAAAGGGTGTGTCCAGCGTTGATGGCCACCCGCCAGGGTGGCTTTTTTTTGCCGCCTGAGCCGCCCAGCCCCACCGGGATCTTCCGCCCAGCCACGCGACGGAATCATGATCCGACTCAATAACGTAACCAAGACCTATGGTAGTGGCCCCAGTGCCGTAGAGGCACTCAAGGACGTGAACCTGCACGTGCCCGAGGGGAGCATCTATGGCGTCATCGGCCTCTCTGGCGCCGGCAAATCGACACTGATTCGCTGTGTCAATCTGCTCGAGCGGCCGACCTCGGGCAGCGTCGAAGTGGGTGGCCAGGAGCTGACCGCGCTCAGCGGCAGTGCCCTCAATCAGGCGCGCCATCAGATCGGCATGATCTTCCAGCACTTCAATCTGCTCGCCTCACGTACCGTATTCGCCAATGTCGCTCTCCCGCTGGAGCTGATGGGCGTCAAGAAGAGCGATATCCGCGAACGCGTAGCGCCACTGCTCGAGCTGGTCGGTCTCGCCGACAAGACGGATCAATACCCGGCACAACTCTCCGGTGGCCAGAAGCAGCGTGTCGCCATCGCACGGGCCCTGGCCAGCCGCCCCAAGGTGCTACTGTGCGACGAGGCCACCTCGGCGTTGGATCCACAGACCACCGGTTCGATCCTGGAGCTCTTGCAGGACATCAACCGCCGTCTGGGGCTGACCATTCTATTGATTACTCATGAGATGTCGGTGGTCAAGAGCATCTGCCATCGTGTCGGCCTGATCTCCGGCGGGAAGTTGGTGGAGGAGGCGGAAGTCGGCGACTTCTTCACCGCACCGAGCACCCGGCTGGGCCGCGACTTCATCAATCAGTTCCTGCAGCTGGAGCCCCCGCAAGCGCTGGTCGCTCGCCTTCAGGCACAGCCCGGTGAACATACCCACCCGGTGGTGCGCCTAGCCTTTTCCGGGGATGCCGTGGCCACACCATTGATTTCACGGCTGGCGCGGGAGTGCGGTGTCGATGTCAGCATTCTCCAAGCCAAGGTCGAATCGATCCGTGAACGCACCCTGGGCTTGATGATTGCCGAATTGATCGGCTCGGCGCAGAAGACCCGCGCAGCGATCGACTATCTCGAAAGTCATGATCTACACGTGGAGGTATTGGGCCATGTCCAACGCGATGCTTGAGCTGATCTTCCGGGCAACGCTCGACACTCTCTATATGGTGGGAATAGCGGGACTAATCTCCGCCCTGCTGGGCGTGCCGCTCGGCGTGCTACTGTATGTCACCCGCCCTCGGCAGATCCTTGCCCAGCCGGTTCTGAACCGTGTGCTGGGCATGGTGACCAACATTGGCCGCTCGGTCCCCTTCATCATTCTGATGGTAGCGATCATTCCCTTTACACGCATGATCGTCGGAACCTCGATCGGCACCAATGCGGCCATCGTCCCACTGACCATTGCCGCCATTCCCTTCGTTGCCCGCCTGGTCGAAGGGGCGCTGAACGAGATATCGCCGGGCCTGATCGAAGCCGCCCAGTCGATGGGCGCCACCCCCTATCAGATCATCACCAAGGTGCTGCTTCCCGAAGCCAAGGGGGGGATCATCACCGGCCTGACCATCACCGCGGTCACCCTGGTCAGCTATTCGGCAATGGCCGGCGCAATCGGTGGCGGCGGCCTGGGCGATCTGGGCATCCGCTATGGCTACAACCGCTTCGATCCCACGGTCATGCTGATCACCGTGGTGATCCTGGTGGTCATGGTGCAGGGCTTCCAGAGCCTTGGCGACTATCTGGTCCGCCGCGCCGATCACAAATAACTCACAAATCAGACGGCTTATGGTCCCCGATCATGGCGTGAGTCATGACTTGCAACGCAACAAGGCCGCCCCGATATTCCAGCGGCCAACATTCGCTTCCAAGGAAGCTTCAGGAGAGAACACATGCGAGACACGCTGACCCACCTTCTACGCCCGAGCCGTCTGCTGGGTGCCGCCACGCTGCTCGGCGCTGCCCTCCTGGCAGGCTGCGGTGACGACTCCAATGGCGATGGCGGTTCGATCCGCATCGGCACCGTCGCCGGTCCCGAGACCGAGGTGATGGAGGTCGCTGCACGCATCGCCAAGGAGGAGTACGATCTCGACGTCGAGATCATCGAGTTCACCGATTACATCTCGCCCAATGCCGCCCTCGCCGATGGCAGCCTGGATGCCAATGCCTACCAGCACGAGCCCTACCTGCAGAGCATGGTCGAAGATCGCAACTATGACTTCGCCATTGCCGGGCGCACCTTCGTCTATCCGATAGGGGCCTACTCCGAGCGCCACGCCAGCATCGACGACCTTCCCGAGCGCGCCATGATCGCCCTGCCCAACGACCCGTCGAACGAAGGCCGCGCACTGATCCTGATGCACAACGAAGGCATGATCGAGCTCGACGATCCCAACAACCTCGAAGCCACCCCGATCAACGTGATCAGCAACCCGCACAACTTCCGCTTCCGTGAAATCGAGGCAGCACAACTGCCGCGGGTGCTGCCGGATGTCGATCTGGCCTTCATCAACAACACCTTTGCCCAGCCCGCCGGTCTCAACCTGGCCGACGATGCGCTGCTCCGCGAAGGCCCCGAGTCCCCCTACGTCAACCTGATCGTGGTGCGCGGTGGCGACCAGGAGCGCGAGGAGATCCAGCAATTGGTCAGCGCCTATCAGCGCGATGAAGTGGCCGCAAAGGCCGAAGAACTGTTCCAGGGCAGCGCCATTCCTGGCTGGGAGTGAGTCAGCGCTAATCCAGTCCACACGAGCCGGCGATGTCGCCGGCTCGTTTCGTTAAAGCGAAACGGCAACCGAAACAGGAGCCGACGATGATCGACTACTCCTTACTTGCACGGCAGCTCGTATCTCTGCTCGACAGCCGCGACGCCCTCGTCAACAGCGCCCAGACCTGCGCCTTCATCATGCAGGAGATCCCCGACCTCAACTGGGCCGGCTTCTATCTTCAGCGTGAGGAGAACGTGCTGATGCTGGGCCCTTTCCAAGGCAAACCCGCCTGCAATCCCATCCCCTTCAGCAAGGGGGTATGCGGCATGGCGGCGCGTACGCGCCAGACGCAGCGCATCGAAGATGTACACGCCGTGGCCGACCACATCGCCTGCGACGCGGCATCGCGCTCCGAACTGGTCGTGCCGATAGTGGTGGGAGAGCGACTATGGGGCGTGCTCGACTTGGATAGCCCACGCCAGGGGCGCTTCATGCATGAGGATCAGACGGGCATTGAAGCATTGGTAGCGCGCTTCGCCGCCGCCACGGATCTCGAATTCTGGCCCTGAGCATTGCCGCGCCTGACAATCCGAGCACATACGAAAACACCCCGAGCACTGACGCTCGGGGTGTGGAGTCTGGTAGGACCAAGCGGATTTGAACCGCTGACCTCCACGATGTCAACGTGGCGCTCTAACCAAGGATTTGAACCGCTGACCTCCACGATGTCAACGTGGCGCTCTAACCAACTGAGCTATGGTCCTACTGTCTTGCCTGACAACGGATGCGTATTCTACGGCTTCGCGTCAGGAATGCAAGTATCTAGTAAAAATTCCCACTGATCATGAGGTTGGAGATGCCGACTTGACGCGCCCCACTGCATCCAGCCAGCCCCTATAGAGTCGTTCGCGCTCCTCCTCGCCCATTGATGGTGTAAAGGTGCGCTCGCAGCGCCATAGCCTGGCAATCTCATCGAGATCCTTGTACCAGCCAAGGCGCAACCCCGCCAGATAGGCGGCCCCCAGTGCCGTCGTCTCAAGCACCGTGGGTCGATCCACCTTAACTCCCAGCATGTCGGCGAGAAATTGGATCAGCCAGTTGTTGCTGACCATGCCACCGTCGACACGCAACGTATCGGTGGTGGCTGCCATGTCGTCACTCATGCACACCTGTAGATCGCGAGTCTGGTAGCACACCGCCTGGAGGCCGGCCGCGACGATCTCGGCAATGCCGGTATCGCGGGTCAGCCCGAGAATCGCCCCCCGCGCCTGGGGATCCCAGTGAGGCGCCCCAAGGCCGGTAAAGGCCGGGACCAGATAGACGCTATGACCGGCACGAGTCTGTCCCGCCAGCGCTTCGGTCTCGGTGGCCTCGGCGAACAGCTTGAGACCATCGCGCAGCCACTGCACGGTCGCCCCGGCAACGAAGATGCTCCCCTCCATGGCATAGGTCGGCTTGCCATTCAGCCGATAGGCGATCGTGGTCAGCAAGCGATTGCGCGAGGTTTCGGCCTTCTCCCCGGTATTGACGACCAAAAAGCAGCCGGTCCCATAGGTGCTCTTGCCCATCCCAGGTTCGAAGCAGGCCTGCCCGAACAATGCCGCCTGCTGGTCCCCCGCCACGCCGGCAATCGGGAGCGGTCGTCCCAGAAACGACGCCTCGGCGGTGCCGAAATCGTCACTCGAGTCCTTGACCTCGGGTAGTAGCTTGGCGGGAATCCCGAACAGACCGAGCAGGTCGTCATCCCACCGCTGGGAATGGATATTGAACAGTGCCGTTCGCGAGGCGTTGGTGGCATCGGTGACATGTTGCCTGCCGCCGGTGAGGCGCCAGATCAGGAAGGTGTCGACGGTGCCGAACGCCAGCTCGCCGCGTTCGGCACGCTCCCGCGCGCCGTCGACATGCTCGAGTAGCCAGGCCAGCTTGGAAGCCGAAAAGTAGGGGTCGATCAATAGCCCCGTACGCTCCTGTAGCAACTTGCCATGTCCGGCATCACTAAGTCGCTGACACTCGCTTGCCGTGCGCCGATCCTGCCAGACGATGGCATTGTGCAGCGCCTTGCCTGTCTGCCGGTCCCACAGCAGCGTCGTTTCGCGCTGATTGGTGATGCCGATGCCGACGATCTCCTCGACGCCAATACCCGCCTGCTCGAGGGTATCGCGGCAGGTCCTCTCCACGCTCGTCCAGATATCCTCGGGATCGTGCTCGATCCAGCCATCGCGGGGAAAGTGCTGAGGAAACTCGTGCTGCGAGGTGGACACGGGCTGCCCCGAGCGGTCGAAGAGAATCGCCCGCGAGCTGGTGGTGCCCTGGTCGATAGCAAGCAGATAGTTGGCCATGGAGAACCCTACGTCTCGATGTTCGTTTATGATCATCAAGGGTAATGCAATGCGTTCGAAATGCTCTAGGACTTTCGGCGCCTATCCAAGCTGCTTACAATGAGCCATCCACTGGGAGCGCACATGAACCAACAACAACGCCAGGATGCCATCGTCGAACTCGTCAAGCGGCAGGGATATGCCACGATCGAGCAGCTGACCAGCGATTTCGACGTCACGCCCCAGACCATACGCCGCGATCTGAACAATCTTGCCGCCGAAGGGCTGATCCGCCGGGTCCATGGTGGCGCAGGACTCGAATCGAGTACCGTCAATACCGCCTACAGCACCCGCAAGACCCTCAACCTCGACGCCAAGCGACGTATCGCGACGATGCTGGCAAGCTTCATACCCAATGACGCCTCACTGTTCATCAACATCGGCACCAGCAACGAGATCGTGGCCGAGGCGCTGAAGGAGCATCGCGGACTCGAGATCATTACCAACAACCTGAATGTGGCCGCCGCCCTTCAACACAAGGAGGACTTCACGGTGATCGTCGCCGGAGGTCAGGTGAGGTCGCGTGATGGCGGGATCATCGGCGAGGCGACCATCGATTTCATCAATCAGTTCAAGGTCGATTTCGGCATCATCGGCATCAGTGGCATCGATGAGGATGGCTCGCTACTCGAATTCGACTATCAGGAGGTGCGTGTCGCTCAGGCGATCATTCGCAACTCGCGCCAGGTCTACCTGGCTGCCGATCACTCCAAGTTCCACCGCAACCCCGTCGTTCGACAGGGCAACATTTCCCAGCTGGATGCGCTGTTTACCGACCGCCGGCCCAGCGATGGCATCTGCCGGTTGCTCGAGAGCAACGACGTCGCCCTGCATATCGCCTGACCGGGCTCCCCTCACCTGACGCGCTACCCTCTCTTTGTCAGCTCACCGCACCGCTTCATCAGCGCATATCATGGACACTCCATGGCGCTTTCTCTTGCGTGATGTTCGATTCAGGCTAGAATGTTTTCGTAATCGAAAACACTAAGCTTGATAGCGAACATCCCTAGGAGGGGCGCCCATGGCTGCAAGCCCAACTTCAGCGCTTCTGGATCTGTACATCATCGGTGGCGGCATCAATGGTACCGGCATCGCCAACGATGCGGCGGGACGAGGCCTGGCGGTCGGACTCTGCGAGCAGGCGGACCTGGCAAGCGCCACCTCCTCGGCCAGCAGCAAGTTGATCCATGGCGGTTTGCGCTATCTCGAGCATCGCGAGTTCCGCCTGGTCAGAGAAGCACTGCGCGAACGTGAGGTGCTACTGAAGAAAGCCCCACACATCGTTTGGCCACTGCGCTTCATCCTGCCCCATCAGCCACACTTGCGCCCGGCCTGGATGATTCGCGCCGGACTCTTCCTCTACGACCACCTAGGCAAGCGCGACAGCCTACCCGGCTCCAGGCGGCTGCGCTTCGATAGCAGCAGCCCACTCAAGCCAACCATCACCCAGGGCTTCGAATACTCTGACTGCTGGGTCGACGATGCGCGGCTGGTGGTGCTCAATGCCCTGCAGGCGCAGCAGCAGAGTGCCGAGATTCTAGTGCGGACGCGCTGTATCGATGCCCGACAGGAGCAGGATCATTGGCACATCACCCTTGAGGATCGCGATACCGGCAAGCAATTCGTGCGCCATGCCAAGGTGCTGGTCAATGCCGCTGGCCCATGGGTGGAGTCCTTCATCCGCGGCCAGACCACGCGCCAGTCGCGCTACGGGATTCGCATGATCCAGGGCAGCCACCTGGTGGTACCCCGTCTGCATGACGATGAACGCGCCTACATCCTGCAGAACAAGGATGGCCGCATCGTCTTCGTACTGCCCTATCAGCAGGGCTTCAGCCTGATCGGCACTACGGATCGGCGTTATACTGGCGATCCAGCCAAGGTGGCGATCACCCCTGAGGAGACCGACTATATTCTTGAGGTGGTAAACGATCACTTCCAGCAAGCACTCACCCGGGAAGATGTCGTGGCCACCTACGCTGGCGTACGCCCACTCTGCGACGATGAGTGCGCCGACCCCTCCGCCATGACCCGTGACTATACGCTTGACCTCGACAGGCGACCGGGCGAGCCGCTGATGCTGTCGGTATTCGGCGGCAAGATTACGACCTATCGCAAGCTCGCCGAAGCGACCATGCAGTTGCTTGGCGAGACGTTCCCCGACATGGGGCCGGCATGGACTGCCCAGGCGCTTCTGCCGGGGGGCGATATCGGTACTCAAGAGGCGTTTGTCGCCCGGCTGCTGCGTGACTATCCCTTCCTGGGTGAAGCGAGAGCCAGACGCTTCGCCTCGAGCTACGGCAGTCTCTGCCTGCGGTTCCTTGACGGCTGCAGCAGCGAAGAGGCGTTGGGGGAGCACTTCGGTGCCGGCCTGACCGAAGCCGAGGTGGCCTATCTCACCGAAGTCGAGTGGGCGCACAATACCGATGACGTGCTATGGCGCCGTTCCAAGCTCGGTCTGCGTGTGAATCAGGCCGAACGTGAACGGCTCGATGCCTATATTGCCAAGTGCCGCCAACGTTGTGCCGCTTGACCCGCTTAGGGAAACAGCCACTGAGCCAGGAAGACGAAGAACGGCACGGTGACACAACTCAGCAGTGTGGAGACCAGCACGCCTTGGGCGGCGAACTCGGGCCGGTTGTTATACTGCAGTGCGAACAGCGCACTGTTGCGCGACATGGGAAACGCACTGGCAATCAGCAGGGCCTGGGCAACGGTCCCTTCAAGACCCACCAGAAAGATCACACCGATGGCGATCAATGGCGCCACCAGCAGACGTCCTGCCACCATGAGGAAAAACAGCGGTGAGAGCTCCTTGATCGCCGGATGGGCCACCTGAGCTCCCAGCACCAGCAGCGCCAGGGCGATGAAGGCATCCGATACCTGCTGCAGAGGCACCGTCAGCGGTGTCGGCAGCTCCCAGTCGAATAGATAGAAGGCGAGCCCCAGCAACAATGCATAGAGCACTGGCGCCTTGCCAAGTTCGAGCAGATTCTTTCCCAGGCTGGTCGTTTGCGAGGAGGCAGAAGTCATCACGCCGTAGGTATAGGTAAGCAGGTTCTGGAACATCAGCACCGTGATCTGTACCGAGACCCCGACTGGATTGCCCGCGAATACCAACTGACTGACCGGCAAGCCAAAGTTGCCGGAGTTCATCAACACAATGCCATTCTTGAACATAGGGACCAGTTCCCTATCCATCTTTGTCGCCTTGGCGAACAAAGCGGTAAGTGCTGCCAGGACAAGAAATTGCAGAATCAGGAAGCCACCAATCTCGAGCAGTTGCGAGACCTCCATCTCATTGCGCACGAGATTGTTGAACACCACCACCGGCAGGAACAGATAGGTCAGCAGGATGGAGAGTGTTGGCAAGTGAAAGCGGAACAGACGATGCAGGAAGGCGCCCATCCCCAGTAGAATGAAGATCGGCAGCATGATCTCCACGATGATTTCGCGCATGACCCACAGCATGTGTATCCCCGCTTGCTGAAAAGCCCGGGAGTATAGCTCATGAGCTGATGCCGATATACAAGCGGCGCAACCATCGGAATGCGCCGCAAATGTATTTCCTACACCTTAGACGTGTCGAGCCAGGACTCGACACGACAGGCTCAACCGGGAATGCCGCCTTCGGTTAGCTTGGCCGGATCCAACAGCTTTTCCAGCTCATCGCGGCTCAGGTCGGTCTCCTCCTGAGCCACATCGACAATCGGTCGTCCGGCCTGGTAGGCCTTCTTGGCGACGGCCGCGGCAGCGTTATAGCCGATGACCGAGTTGAGCGCCGTCACCAGGATGGGGTTGCGCGACAGCGGTGCCTGGATATTGTCCTGGCGAACCTTGAAGGTAGCGATGGCCCGGTCGGCCAGCAGCCGGCTGACGTTGCTCATCAGCTTGATCGAGGTGAGCAGATTGTTGGCGATCAGGGGCAGCATCACGTTCAATTGGAAGTTGCCGCTCTGCCCCGCCACCGTGATTGCCGTGTCCAGTCCAATGACCTGAGCCGCCGCCTGGGCTGCCGACTCGGGAATCACCGGATTGACCTTGCCGGGCATGATCGAGCTGCCGGGCTGCAGTGCCTCGAGTTCGATCTCGCCTAGCCCGGCCAGGGGCCCGGAGTTCATCCAGCGTAGATCGTTACTGATCTTCATCACCACGCAGGCGTAGCTGCGCAGATGGCCGGAGAGCTCCACGGCGGCATCCTGCGACGCCAATCCCGCAAAGAAACTGTCGTTGGGCGTCAGCGCCAGCCCCGTGTGTTGAGCAAGGGCATCGGCCATGCGCTTGGCGAACGCCGGGTGGGCGTTGATGCCGGTTCCCACCGCCGTGCCCCCCTGGGCAAGCCGCGAAAGTCGCCGCTGACCATCCTGCAAGCGTTCGATGGCCTGGGAGACCTGGCTCGACCAAGCGCCGAGCTCTTGGCTCATTCGCACCGGCATGGCATCCATCAGGTGGGTACGCCCGGTCTTGACCACTCCATCCACCTCGCTGGCCTTGGTATCGATCGCCGAGCGCAGATGCTCGAGTGCCGGCATCAGGCTCTCCTGAACCGCCAGCGCTGCCGACAGGTGGATCGCGGTGGGAATCACGTCGTTGCTCGACTGCCCCATGTTGACATGATCGTTGGGGCCGACGTCGAGATCACCCCGCGAAGCAAGGTGCGCGATCACCTCATTGACGTTCATGTTGGTCGAGGTGCCGGAACCGGTCTGGAACACGTCGATGGGGAACTGCTCGTCGTGCTTGCCGTCGAGAATCTCCTGAGCCGCCGTGACGATCGCCTCGGCGCGAGCGGCATCGAGCAAGCCCAGTTCTGCATTGACCTGGGCCGCCGCCAGCTTGATGCGTGCCACGGCATGGACAAAGGCGGCCGGCATCGGCTGGCCACTCACCGGGAAGTTGTTGACCGCACGCTGCGTCTGGGCACCGTAAAGCGCCTGGGCAGGTACCTGCAGCTCGCCCATGCTATCGCGTTCGACACGACTATCGCTCATGACCCTCTCCTGAAGCTTATCCGTCCATGGCATCATGTACGCCGTCCGGCGCATCGCATCATGCCTCGAGTGCAACACCAGCTTATACATTGTAGTAACCCCTTGCGCTTTCAAGGGACAGGGGCCAACAGGGAGAAAAAGATGAAATATTGGATCGTTTTGCTGGCCGTAAGCGTCGTCGTCAGCGGTTGTCAGATCGTCGACCCCGCCCCCTCGCCGCGTATCGATGTGATCGATATCGGCGAGGATGCCGCTCCCGAGGATCGCGTCACGCCTGGGCGCGTCGCCCGTGAGGTCGCCTTTCCCGAACGCGAGTACGCCGCACTGGAAAAACAGGGCAACGCCGCCATTACCGGCCGTCTGACGCTGAACGGCAGCGCGGGTAGCAACGCAAACGTTGCCGTGGCGCCCGTCACCACCTACTCGGCGGAGGCCGCCGAGAAGGCGCTGGCCGGTCAGGCCGTTGAGCCGGCCGATCCGCGCGCCCAGGCCTTCACCCGCCAGACGCGTACCAATGCCGATGGCAACTTCACCGTCAACGGTCTGCCTGCAGGCGAGTACTATGTCTCGGCCAGCATCACACCGCCAGGCGGCCAGCCACGCGTCGTCATCAATCAGGTTCGCGTCGGGGCGGGCCAAACCGTCAGGGTCAACCTGAGCCGCTGAGCGTCAGGTTCATGGCAGCGGCGAGATAGCCGCCGTCATGCGGCGGATGAACGCCGCCGTCCTGCCGGGATGGGTAAGTGGCAGCATATGACCGGCCCCCGACACCACCTCCTTGTCCAGCTGGACAAGCTGGGAGGTCAAGGGGAACAGGTTGTCGTCGGGATCGAGGAGGTTGTCGTCGGTGCCGTAGAGCACGCCGACCGGCATCGCCAGCTCGCCATAACGCTGCGTCATTGCCGGCAGAGCATGGTTAACGGCGACCAGGTCCAGCGATGACGTATAGGAGTGGGAGGGCCGCAGCGCCAGCAACCCACCACCGCGCTCGGCGAAATCGCCAGGCGGTCGTTGCGGGGAGAAGGCGCGATTCAACATCGTCTCACCCATTGCCAACCCCATCGGGGTCGCCAGGGTCCATGCCATCACACGGCGCAGCGTGGCCGATTCGGTTGCCATCGGCTGGAAGGAGGCAGGTATCTGCTGCTTGCGCGTCAGTGGCGCCAATAGTGCCAACCCGCCTACGCACTCGGCGTGGTCGAGGGCCAGCTTGAGGGCCAGCGTCCCTCCCAATGAGTGGCCGACAATCAGCGGCGACTCGATCCCCTCCTGGCAAATGAAAGAACTGATGGCCTGAGCCTGCCTACCCAGTGCCGCCGCCTCGTCGCCACGTCGCGTGGAATAGCCCGCACCGGGTCGGTCGATGGCGACCAGGCGATACTCGTGCGAGAGATGATCGAAGAGCGAATAAGTGAAGTGCTGCAGAGCGCCACCCAGCCCATGCAGCAGAATGATCACGGGACCCTCGCCCTTCTCGACCACATGAAGCCGAGCACCGTCGACATCGACGAAGCGCCCCTGGGGCGGCACCTGCGCTTCCACGCGGCGGGCGGTCCATGCGGTGAAGGCGGCCGAGGCCACTCCCAGTGCGGCAATCGAGCCGATACTCCTGATAACCCAAGAGGCGCGCGTCATGCATGACTCTCCCTAGCTGTAGCGACCCTCCTACTCTAGTCGAACATCGCCGAGGAGGGGCGTCTACCAGTCGAGAGATTGCTTGACGAAGGGGATGGTCAACTTGCGCTTGGCCGAGAGCGAAGCGCGATCGAGCGTCTCCAGGGCGTCGAACAGATCGCTCAGCCGACGCGGACCGCGGTGCAGAATATAACGTGCTACCTCATCGGGCAGCTGCATTCCCCTGGCCTGAGCGCGCAGCCGAAGGGCCTCGATGCGACCGGCATCATCAAGCGGCTTGACGTGAAACGTCACCCCCCAGCTCAGCCGAGAGGCCAGGTCGGGCAGCTTGACGTCGAGATGACGCGGTGCGGCATTGCTGGCCACCAGCAGGCGTTTGCCTGCATCGCGCAGCCGATTGAAACAGTGGAAGAGCGCCTCTTCCCAGCGCCGCCGTCCAAGCACTTGGTCGAGGTCATCGATGGCCAGTAGATCGAGCCGCTCGACATCCTCGAGGATGTGCGGAGGAAAGTGGCCAAGCTCGGCCAGGGGCAGATAGAGGGCTCGACTGTCTCGATCCCCTGCTTCGTGGCAGGCCGCCTGAAGCAGGTGGCTGCGCCCGACCCCCTCGCCGCCCCACAGCAACAGGAAGGACTCGCCCTGCGCGTCGAGTTGTTCTCGCAGCGCCTTGACCAGCGCGGCGTTGTCGCCGGCCAGGAAATTACCGAAGGTAGCGTCATCGCGCATACCCACGCCGAGGGGCAATTGCCCGGACCCGGGT
This DNA window, taken from Halomonas sp. TA22, encodes the following:
- a CDS encoding AEC family transporter; its protein translation is MLWVMREIIVEIMLPIFILLGMGAFLHRLFRFHLPTLSILLTYLFLPVVVFNNLVRNEMEVSQLLEIGGFLILQFLVLAALTALFAKATKMDRELVPMFKNGIVLMNSGNFGLPVSQLVFAGNPVGVSVQITVLMFQNLLTYTYGVMTSASSQTTSLGKNLLELGKAPVLYALLLGLAFYLFDWELPTPLTVPLQQVSDAFIALALLVLGAQVAHPAIKELSPLFFLMVAGRLLVAPLIAIGVIFLVGLEGTVAQALLIASAFPMSRNSALFALQYNNRPEFAAQGVLVSTLLSCVTVPFFVFLAQWLFP
- a CDS encoding aspartate ammonia-lyase; this translates as MSDSRVERDSMGELQVPAQALYGAQTQRAVNNFPVSGQPMPAAFVHAVARIKLAAAQVNAELGLLDAARAEAIVTAAQEILDGKHDEQFPIDVFQTGSGTSTNMNVNEVIAHLASRGDLDVGPNDHVNMGQSSNDVIPTAIHLSAALAVQESLMPALEHLRSAIDTKASEVDGVVKTGRTHLMDAMPVRMSQELGAWSSQVSQAIERLQDGQRRLSRLAQGGTAVGTGINAHPAFAKRMADALAQHTGLALTPNDSFFAGLASQDAAVELSGHLRSYACVVMKISNDLRWMNSGPLAGLGEIELEALQPGSSIMPGKVNPVIPESAAQAAAQVIGLDTAITVAGQSGNFQLNVMLPLIANNLLTSIKLMSNVSRLLADRAIATFKVRQDNIQAPLSRNPILVTALNSVIGYNAAAAVAKKAYQAGRPIVDVAQEETDLSRDELEKLLDPAKLTEGGIPG
- a CDS encoding carboxypeptidase-like regulatory domain-containing protein; this translates as MKYWIVLLAVSVVVSGCQIVDPAPSPRIDVIDIGEDAAPEDRVTPGRVAREVAFPEREYAALEKQGNAAITGRLTLNGSAGSNANVAVAPVTTYSAEAAEKALAGQAVEPADPRAQAFTRQTRTNADGNFTVNGLPAGEYYVSASITPPGGQPRVVINQVRVGAGQTVRVNLSR
- a CDS encoding alpha/beta fold hydrolase codes for the protein MTRASWVIRSIGSIAALGVASAAFTAWTARRVEAQVPPQGRFVDVDGARLHVVEKGEGPVIILLHGLGGALQHFTYSLFDHLSHEYRLVAIDRPGAGYSTRRGDEAAALGRQAQAISSFICQEGIESPLIVGHSLGGTLALKLALDHAECVGGLALLAPLTRKQQIPASFQPMATESATLRRVMAWTLATPMGLAMGETMLNRAFSPQRPPGDFAERGGGLLALRPSHSYTSSLDLVAVNHALPAMTQRYGELAMPVGVLYGTDDNLLDPDDNLFPLTSQLVQLDKEVVSGAGHMLPLTHPGRTAAFIRRMTAAISPLP
- the hda gene encoding DnaA regulatory inactivator Hda yields the protein MTPGSGQLPLGVGMRDDATFGNFLAGDNAALVKALREQLDAQGESFLLLWGGEGVGRSHLLQAACHEAGDRDSRALYLPLAELGHFPPHILEDVERLDLLAIDDLDQVLGRRRWEEALFHCFNRLRDAGKRLLVASNAAPRHLDVKLPDLASRLSWGVTFHVKPLDDAGRIEALRLRAQARGMQLPDEVARYILHRGPRRLSDLFDALETLDRASLSAKRKLTIPFVKQSLDW